From the Diospyros lotus cultivar Yz01 chromosome 13, ASM1463336v1, whole genome shotgun sequence genome, one window contains:
- the LOC127788908 gene encoding xylan glycosyltransferase MUCI21-like isoform X2, which yields MASAARLISKKKDQKTLAICLVPLLIFFALDIILTMIFGSFDPNPTRIEDFDVEDDEEGSWESPEPTWSITCDRSHFEYDLCYINRPFLLDPTAGILYAVDPTNSTPPLVEKIRPYPRKWQQDAMEKVKELTLSATPPNSRCAVSHSSPALVFSAGGFSPNVFHTFNEGFIPLFITVDSLFRNRDVILVMIDGSDRWIEKYGDLFPRFTRHPIINLDKETVVHCFPSAVVGLISHGQMTIDPTIQRGPKPKTILDFTAVLEATYGEIRRRAWRKPSRPRLVWMSRSHHRLVLNEKDVVRAAKNIGFDVVVFEPTEATPMREIFRVIHSCHAMAGVHGAGLTYELFLRPGAVMMQIVPIRNSWLGDICYGKVAIRLGLEYIVYDVAIEESSLGGTYPREMLDPNDQGGMLTNEGWHSWDIYMNQNVTLDMAKITR from the exons ATGGCATCCGCTGCCCGATTGATTAGCAAGAAGAAAGATCAAAAAACCCTTGCAATATGTCTGGTGCCACTCCTCATTTTCTTCGCTCTTGACATCATTCTCACCATGATTTTTGGATCGTTCGATCCGAACCCGACAAGGATCGAAG ATTTTGACgtggaagatgatgaagaagggAGTTGGGAGAGCCCGGAGCCCACATGGTCAATCACCTGCGATCGGTCCCATTTCGAGTACGATCTCTGCTACATCAACCGTCCATTTCTCTTGGATCCGACGGCCGGGATTTTGTACGCGGTGGACCCCACCAACTCTACCCCACCATTGGTGGAAAAGATACGGCCTTACCCGCGAAAGTGGCAACAAGACGCAATGGAAAAGGTCAAGGAGCTCACTCTCTCCGCGACCCCACCCAACTCCCGGTGCGCCGTGTCGCACTCTAGCCCTGCCCTGGTATTCAGTGCGGGCGGGTTCTCGCCGAACGTGTTCCACACCTTCAACGAAGGGTTCATCCCGCTCTTCATCACCGTTGATTCATTGTTCAGGAACCGTGACGTCATCTTGGTTATGATCGACGGCTCTGACCGGTGGATCGAGAAGTACGGAGATCTCTTTCCGCGCTTCACTCGCCACCCGATCATCAATCTCGACAAGGAGACCGTCGTCCATTGCTTCCCGTCGGCCGTCGTCGGACTGATCTCCCATGGCCAGATGACCATCGATCCGACGATCCAACGGGGCCCAAAGCCCAAGACGATCCTCGATTTCACCGCCGTGCTGGAGGCGACCTACGGAGAAATTCGCCGCCGTGCGTGGCGGAAGCCGTCGCGACCGAGGCTTGTCTGGATGAGCCGGAGCCACCACCGTTTGGTGCTAAACGAGAAAGACGTGGTTCGAGCGGCAAAGAACATCGGGTTCGACGTCGTCGTCTTCGAGCCGACGGAGGCGACGCCGATGCGCGAGATATTCAGGGTTATCCATAGCTGCCACGCGATGGCGGGAGTCCACGGCGCCGGGCTGACGTACGAGCTGTTTCTCCGGCCGGGGGCGGTGATGATGCAGATTGTGCCGATAAGGAACAGTTGGCTGGGGGATATATGTTATGGAAAAGTGGCGATTCGGCTGGGTCTGGAGTACATTGTGTACGATGTCGCCATTGAAGAGAGCAGCTTGGGAGGGACATACCCGAGGGAGATGCTGGATCCGAACGATCAAGGCGGGATGCTGACGAATGAAGGGTGGCATAGCTGGGACATATACATGAACCAGAACGTGACCTTGGACATGGCGAAGATCACCAG
- the LOC127788908 gene encoding xylan glycosyltransferase MUCI21-like isoform X1 yields the protein MASAARLISKKKDQKTLAICLVPLLIFFALDIILTMIFGSFDPNPTRIEDFDVEDDEEGSWESPEPTWSITCDRSHFEYDLCYINRPFLLDPTAGILYAVDPTNSTPPLVEKIRPYPRKWQQDAMEKVKELTLSATPPNSRCAVSHSSPALVFSAGGFSPNVFHTFNEGFIPLFITVDSLFRNRDVILVMIDGSDRWIEKYGDLFPRFTRHPIINLDKETVVHCFPSAVVGLISHGQMTIDPTIQRGPKPKTILDFTAVLEATYGEIRRRAWRKPSRPRLVWMSRSHHRLVLNEKDVVRAAKNIGFDVVVFEPTEATPMREIFRVIHSCHAMAGVHGAGLTYELFLRPGAVMMQIVPIRNSWLGDICYGKVAIRLGLEYIVYDVAIEESSLGGTYPREMLDPNDQGGMLTNEGWHSWDIYMNQNVTLDMAKITRYLQRVYEKARVFMEKP from the exons ATGGCATCCGCTGCCCGATTGATTAGCAAGAAGAAAGATCAAAAAACCCTTGCAATATGTCTGGTGCCACTCCTCATTTTCTTCGCTCTTGACATCATTCTCACCATGATTTTTGGATCGTTCGATCCGAACCCGACAAGGATCGAAG ATTTTGACgtggaagatgatgaagaagggAGTTGGGAGAGCCCGGAGCCCACATGGTCAATCACCTGCGATCGGTCCCATTTCGAGTACGATCTCTGCTACATCAACCGTCCATTTCTCTTGGATCCGACGGCCGGGATTTTGTACGCGGTGGACCCCACCAACTCTACCCCACCATTGGTGGAAAAGATACGGCCTTACCCGCGAAAGTGGCAACAAGACGCAATGGAAAAGGTCAAGGAGCTCACTCTCTCCGCGACCCCACCCAACTCCCGGTGCGCCGTGTCGCACTCTAGCCCTGCCCTGGTATTCAGTGCGGGCGGGTTCTCGCCGAACGTGTTCCACACCTTCAACGAAGGGTTCATCCCGCTCTTCATCACCGTTGATTCATTGTTCAGGAACCGTGACGTCATCTTGGTTATGATCGACGGCTCTGACCGGTGGATCGAGAAGTACGGAGATCTCTTTCCGCGCTTCACTCGCCACCCGATCATCAATCTCGACAAGGAGACCGTCGTCCATTGCTTCCCGTCGGCCGTCGTCGGACTGATCTCCCATGGCCAGATGACCATCGATCCGACGATCCAACGGGGCCCAAAGCCCAAGACGATCCTCGATTTCACCGCCGTGCTGGAGGCGACCTACGGAGAAATTCGCCGCCGTGCGTGGCGGAAGCCGTCGCGACCGAGGCTTGTCTGGATGAGCCGGAGCCACCACCGTTTGGTGCTAAACGAGAAAGACGTGGTTCGAGCGGCAAAGAACATCGGGTTCGACGTCGTCGTCTTCGAGCCGACGGAGGCGACGCCGATGCGCGAGATATTCAGGGTTATCCATAGCTGCCACGCGATGGCGGGAGTCCACGGCGCCGGGCTGACGTACGAGCTGTTTCTCCGGCCGGGGGCGGTGATGATGCAGATTGTGCCGATAAGGAACAGTTGGCTGGGGGATATATGTTATGGAAAAGTGGCGATTCGGCTGGGTCTGGAGTACATTGTGTACGATGTCGCCATTGAAGAGAGCAGCTTGGGAGGGACATACCCGAGGGAGATGCTGGATCCGAACGATCAAGGCGGGATGCTGACGAATGAAGGGTGGCATAGCTGGGACATATACATGAACCAGAACGTGACCTTGGACATGGCGAAGATCACCAGGTACCTGCAGAGGGTTTATGAGAAAGCTAGGGTTTTTATGGAGAAACCTTAG